From Streptomyces sp. NBC_00370, a single genomic window includes:
- a CDS encoding 2-hydroxyacid dehydrogenase: MTPEIWLPFQADEVAGLPGGLTYRFWDGGDDYPAAPADCAFYVVPYMKPMDVTLRPMAEMKSVRVVQTLSAGVDHVTPGLAGLRPGVLLCNAKGVHEASTAELTLALVLASLRGIPRFVEGQRQEDWRSGFYPALADKSVLIVGYGSIGAAIEDRLAAFECARVVRVARSARTTERGEIHAFTELPELLPDADVVIVSTPLTEETKGLADAGFLAAMKDGALFVNVARGPVADTDALVAELESGRITAALDVTDPEPLPPGHPLWHAPGVLISPHVGGSTSAFLPRAKRLLAAQLTRFANGEEVRNVVRTTG, encoded by the coding sequence ATGACCCCAGAGATATGGCTCCCCTTCCAGGCCGACGAGGTGGCAGGACTCCCCGGCGGCCTCACCTACCGCTTCTGGGACGGCGGTGACGACTACCCCGCGGCCCCCGCCGACTGCGCCTTCTACGTCGTCCCGTACATGAAGCCGATGGACGTCACGCTGCGGCCGATGGCCGAAATGAAGTCGGTACGCGTCGTGCAGACCCTCTCCGCAGGGGTCGACCATGTCACGCCCGGGCTCGCCGGACTGCGCCCCGGCGTCCTGCTCTGCAACGCCAAGGGCGTCCACGAGGCCAGCACCGCCGAACTCACCCTCGCCCTCGTCCTCGCCTCGCTGCGCGGCATCCCGCGCTTCGTCGAAGGGCAGCGCCAGGAGGACTGGCGCTCCGGTTTCTACCCGGCGCTCGCCGACAAGTCCGTCCTGATCGTCGGTTACGGGTCGATCGGCGCGGCGATCGAGGACCGGCTCGCGGCGTTCGAGTGCGCGCGGGTGGTGCGCGTCGCGCGCTCCGCGCGCACCACGGAGCGCGGCGAGATCCACGCGTTCACCGAACTGCCCGAACTGCTGCCCGACGCCGACGTGGTGATCGTCTCGACCCCGCTCACCGAAGAGACGAAAGGCCTGGCGGACGCCGGATTCCTGGCGGCCATGAAGGACGGCGCGCTCTTCGTGAACGTCGCACGCGGCCCCGTCGCCGACACCGACGCACTCGTCGCCGAGCTGGAGAGTGGCCGGATCACCGCTGCCCTGGACGTCACAGATCCCGAACCGCTCCCGCCGGGCCACCCGCTCTGGCATGCTCCGGGTGTCCTGATCAGCCCGCACGTGGGCGGCTCGACATCGGCGTTCCTGCCGCGCGCCAAGCGGCTGCTCGCCGCCCAACTCACCCGCTTCGCCAACGGGGAAGAGGTACGGAACGTGGTCCGCACGACGGGGTGA
- a CDS encoding putative bifunctional diguanylate cyclase/phosphodiesterase: protein MSAEGVLLARPPVSGGGPTGVLAQLCLALICGGYATGAALGWGSPEVALFMGDFGLSIAALIAAVSCLLYARGRDSRFRPAWLLFSFSSLMAAGGNAVWGWYEVVLGEQVPSLSLADLFFLCFAPPAIVGLLVLAKRPVTKAGWVCLALDSWLIGGSLLTLSWSLALAHTAHFDGESVAQAALSLAYPLLDIVLVSMVLALHFRRATGSRSAVNTAIAALALTVLCDALFTSPLLRASYRSGQLLDAGWFAGSLLLAYAPWGVRRLPEIPSYTRQPRHVGRPVAGSLAALTPYLAAAVCTLGILYNVIEGRRVDRVVVLTGCTVVLALVVRQGIMLVDNIALTQELAQKENHFRSLVQGSSDVIMIAEPSGTLRYVSPAAAGVYGREADDLVGSELSSIIHPDDLGQVVHEVRRFLATPPAEEPTTRIECRFRSGGGDWLNVESTVNRHQGGLIFNSRDVTERVRLQAQLQHNAEHDPLTDLPNRALFTERVRQALGGRRATDPGTAVLFIDLDGFKGVNDRLGHQVGDELLIHAARRLQESVRAGDTAARLGGDEFAALVLGDGGCDQRAREYQVHEIADRLRLGLSQPYRIDGNDVRVAASIGVAFAEPGITPTDLMRNADLAMYRAKAAGKDRVELYAPQMQADVVRRTQLAARLRTALRDGEFALLHQPVVNLTTGRVSAVAAQARWRSAQGILFTPAEFLRTADDGDRTAELGRWLLEEAVEQAADRARTGHRAPVAVRLPARKLLDRSMPLGSIETLLTRHRLPSGALMIELADSDPRSSLDELEHRLAALRRLGVRIALDGFGSGYAAINALRRLPVDVLKLDRGLVEGVVESARLHKITAGLLRIASDLGIESVAEGIDLPEQVVALRAMGCTHGQGMAFSGPLDEHRLRRALVRGVYPLPGAAPVPVLTGPALTTGALPVRRARMLASDRVPRPSDRIPLPSSRSNNETPVPPT from the coding sequence GTGAGCGCCGAGGGGGTGCTCCTGGCCCGGCCGCCGGTCTCCGGCGGCGGGCCGACAGGAGTGCTCGCGCAGCTCTGCCTCGCCCTGATCTGCGGTGGTTACGCCACCGGCGCCGCCCTCGGCTGGGGATCGCCGGAAGTGGCCCTGTTCATGGGCGACTTCGGCCTGAGCATCGCGGCGCTGATCGCGGCGGTCTCCTGCCTCCTCTACGCGCGCGGCAGGGACAGCCGCTTCCGGCCCGCCTGGCTGCTGTTCTCGTTCTCCTCGCTGATGGCGGCCGGCGGGAACGCGGTCTGGGGCTGGTACGAGGTCGTGCTCGGCGAGCAGGTGCCCAGCCTCTCCCTCGCCGACCTGTTCTTCCTCTGCTTCGCGCCGCCCGCCATCGTCGGACTGCTCGTCCTCGCCAAACGGCCGGTCACCAAGGCCGGTTGGGTCTGCCTCGCGCTGGACTCCTGGCTCATCGGCGGCTCGCTGCTCACCCTCTCCTGGAGCCTCGCCCTCGCCCACACCGCGCACTTCGACGGGGAGAGCGTCGCCCAGGCCGCCCTGTCCCTCGCGTATCCGCTGCTCGACATCGTCCTGGTCAGCATGGTGCTCGCGCTGCACTTCCGGCGGGCCACCGGCAGCCGCTCCGCGGTGAACACGGCGATCGCCGCCCTGGCGCTGACGGTGCTGTGCGACGCCCTGTTCACCTCGCCGCTGCTGCGCGCCAGCTACCGCTCGGGCCAGCTCCTCGACGCCGGCTGGTTCGCGGGATCACTCCTGCTCGCCTACGCGCCCTGGGGCGTACGCCGGCTGCCCGAGATCCCCTCGTACACCCGCCAGCCCCGCCACGTCGGCCGCCCGGTGGCCGGCTCGCTCGCCGCCCTCACGCCGTATCTCGCCGCCGCCGTCTGCACGTTGGGGATCCTCTACAACGTGATCGAGGGCCGCAGGGTCGACCGGGTCGTCGTGCTCACCGGCTGCACGGTGGTGCTGGCCCTCGTCGTCCGGCAGGGCATCATGCTCGTCGACAACATCGCGCTCACCCAGGAACTGGCCCAGAAGGAGAACCACTTCCGGTCACTGGTCCAGGGGTCGAGCGACGTCATCATGATCGCCGAACCCTCCGGCACCCTGCGCTACGTCAGCCCGGCGGCGGCCGGTGTCTACGGACGTGAGGCGGACGATCTCGTCGGCTCCGAGCTGTCCTCGATCATCCACCCCGACGATCTCGGCCAGGTCGTCCACGAAGTGCGCCGGTTCCTGGCCACCCCGCCCGCCGAGGAGCCGACGACCCGGATCGAATGCCGCTTCAGGTCGGGCGGCGGGGACTGGCTCAATGTCGAGTCCACCGTCAACCGGCACCAGGGCGGGCTGATCTTCAACAGCCGCGATGTGACCGAACGGGTCCGCCTCCAGGCCCAGTTGCAGCACAACGCCGAGCACGACCCGCTCACCGACCTGCCCAACCGCGCGCTGTTCACCGAGCGGGTACGCCAGGCACTCGGTGGCCGCCGCGCCACCGACCCCGGCACGGCCGTGCTCTTCATCGACCTCGACGGGTTCAAGGGCGTCAACGACCGGCTCGGCCATCAGGTCGGCGACGAACTGCTGATCCACGCCGCCCGGCGGCTCCAGGAGTCCGTGCGCGCCGGCGACACCGCGGCCAGGCTCGGCGGCGACGAGTTCGCCGCCCTCGTCCTCGGCGACGGCGGCTGCGACCAGCGGGCGCGTGAGTACCAGGTCCACGAGATCGCCGACCGGCTGCGGCTGGGGCTCTCCCAGCCCTACCGGATCGACGGCAACGACGTACGGGTCGCCGCGTCCATCGGCGTCGCCTTCGCCGAGCCCGGCATCACCCCCACCGACCTCATGCGCAACGCCGACCTCGCCATGTACCGCGCCAAGGCGGCGGGCAAGGACCGCGTCGAGCTGTACGCGCCCCAGATGCAGGCCGACGTGGTCCGCAGGACCCAGCTGGCCGCCCGGCTGCGCACCGCCCTGCGCGACGGCGAATTCGCCCTGCTCCACCAGCCGGTGGTCAACCTCACCACCGGCCGGGTCTCCGCCGTCGCCGCCCAGGCCCGCTGGCGCTCCGCCCAGGGCATCCTCTTCACCCCCGCCGAGTTCCTGCGCACCGCGGACGACGGCGACCGCACCGCCGAACTCGGCCGCTGGCTCCTCGAAGAGGCCGTCGAACAGGCGGCGGACCGCGCCAGGACCGGCCATCGCGCGCCCGTGGCCGTCCGTCTCCCGGCCCGCAAGCTGCTCGACCGGTCCATGCCCCTCGGCTCGATCGAGACCCTGCTGACGCGCCACAGGCTGCCTTCGGGGGCCCTGATGATCGAGCTGGCCGACAGCGACCCGCGCAGCTCCCTGGACGAGCTGGAGCACCGGCTGGCCGCGCTGCGCAGGCTCGGCGTACGGATCGCCCTCGACGGCTTCGGCAGTGGCTACGCGGCGATAAACGCCCTGCGCAGACTCCCCGTCGACGTACTGAAACTCGACCGCGGCCTGGTCGAGGGCGTCGTGGAATCCGCCCGGCTGCACAAGATCACCGCAGGGCTGCTCAGGATCGCCAGCGACCTCGGCATCGAGTCCGTGGCCGAGGGGATCGACTTACCCGAGCAGGTCGTCGCCCTGCGCGCCATGGGCTGCACCCATGGTCAGGGCATGGCCTTCTCGGGCCCCCTCGACGAACACCGGCTGCGCCGGGCCCTCGTGCGCGGCGTCTATCCGCTGCCCGGCGCCGCCCCCGTACCCGTCCTGACCGGCCCGGCCCTGACCACCGGCGCACTGCCCGTACGGCGGGCCAGGATGCTCGCGTCCGACCGGGTGCCCCGGCCCTCCGACCGGATCCCGCTACCGTCGAGCCGTTCAAATAATGAGACGCCAGTCCCACCCACTTGA
- a CDS encoding acetolactate synthase large subunit, protein MTEQATGAHHPQPRARNGGSSSSTVEHVTGAQSLIRSLEEVGADTVFGIPGGAILPAYDPMMDSTRVRHILVRHEQGAGHAAEGYAQATGKVGVCIATSGPGATNLVTPIADAHMDSVPMVAITGQVASKAIGTDAFQEADICGITMPITKHNFLVTKAEDIPRTIAEAFHIASTGRPGPVLVDIAKDALQARTTFSWPPVMELPGYRPVTKPHAKQIREAAKLISQAKRPVLYVGGGVIKSGATAELKVLAELTRAPVTTTLMALGSFPDSHPLHVGMPGMHGAVTAVTALQKADLIIALGARFDDRVTGRLDSFAPHAKIVHADIDPAEIGKNRAADVPIVGDAREVLADLVQAVQAEHTEGSVGEAAASGYASWWKDLNRWRETYPLGYDQPADGSLSPQQVIQRIGQLADDDTIFAAGVGQHQMWAAHFIDYEKPATWLNSGGAGTMGYAVPAAMGAKAGQPDRMVWAIDGDGCFQMTNQELTTCALNNIPIKVAIINNGALGMVRQWQTLFYNERYSNTVLHQSTGAEGPSSGTRVPDFVKLSEAMGCVAMRCESPEELDAVIAKANSINDRPVVVDFIVHEDAQVWPMVAAGTSNDEVMAALGVRPDFGDSQDD, encoded by the coding sequence ATGACCGAGCAGGCCACCGGGGCCCACCATCCGCAGCCGCGGGCCCGAAACGGCGGATCGTCGTCCAGCACAGTCGAGCACGTGACGGGCGCGCAGTCCCTCATCCGTTCTCTTGAGGAAGTGGGGGCCGACACGGTATTCGGCATCCCCGGCGGCGCGATCCTCCCCGCCTACGACCCGATGATGGACTCGACCCGGGTCCGCCACATCCTCGTCCGCCACGAGCAGGGCGCGGGCCACGCCGCCGAAGGGTACGCGCAGGCCACCGGCAAGGTGGGCGTCTGTATCGCCACCTCGGGACCCGGCGCCACCAACCTCGTCACCCCGATCGCCGACGCGCACATGGACTCCGTGCCGATGGTCGCGATCACCGGCCAGGTGGCCAGCAAGGCGATCGGCACCGACGCCTTCCAGGAAGCCGACATCTGCGGGATCACGATGCCGATCACCAAGCACAACTTCCTGGTCACCAAGGCGGAGGACATCCCGCGCACCATCGCGGAGGCCTTCCACATCGCCTCGACCGGCCGCCCGGGACCCGTCCTGGTCGACATCGCCAAGGACGCGCTCCAGGCCCGTACGACCTTCAGCTGGCCGCCCGTCATGGAGCTGCCCGGCTACCGCCCGGTGACCAAGCCGCACGCCAAGCAGATCCGGGAGGCCGCCAAGCTGATCAGCCAGGCCAAGCGCCCGGTGCTGTACGTCGGCGGCGGCGTCATCAAGTCCGGTGCCACCGCCGAGCTGAAGGTCCTCGCCGAACTCACCCGAGCGCCCGTCACCACCACCCTGATGGCGCTGGGATCGTTCCCCGACAGCCACCCGCTGCACGTGGGAATGCCGGGCATGCACGGTGCGGTCACCGCCGTCACCGCGCTGCAGAAGGCCGATCTGATCATCGCCCTCGGAGCCCGTTTCGACGACCGTGTCACCGGCAGGCTGGACAGCTTCGCCCCGCACGCCAAGATCGTCCACGCCGACATCGACCCGGCGGAGATCGGCAAGAACCGCGCGGCCGACGTGCCGATCGTCGGGGACGCCCGTGAGGTCCTCGCCGACCTGGTCCAGGCGGTCCAGGCCGAGCACACCGAGGGCAGCGTCGGCGAGGCGGCCGCCTCCGGCTACGCGTCCTGGTGGAAGGACCTCAACCGCTGGCGCGAGACCTACCCGCTCGGCTACGACCAGCCGGCCGACGGCAGCCTCTCGCCGCAGCAGGTCATCCAGCGCATCGGCCAACTCGCCGACGACGACACGATCTTCGCCGCCGGCGTCGGCCAGCACCAGATGTGGGCCGCCCACTTCATCGACTACGAGAAGCCCGCCACCTGGCTCAACTCCGGTGGCGCGGGCACGATGGGCTACGCGGTGCCGGCCGCCATGGGCGCCAAGGCGGGCCAGCCGGACCGGATGGTCTGGGCGATCGACGGCGACGGCTGCTTCCAGATGACCAATCAGGAACTGACCACCTGCGCGCTCAACAACATCCCGATCAAGGTCGCGATCATCAACAACGGCGCGCTCGGCATGGTCCGGCAGTGGCAGACGCTGTTCTACAACGAGCGGTACTCCAACACCGTGCTGCACCAGAGCACGGGCGCCGAAGGCCCCAGCTCGGGCACCCGTGTCCCGGACTTCGTGAAGCTCTCCGAGGCCATGGGCTGTGTCGCCATGCGCTGCGAGTCCCCGGAGGAGCTGGACGCGGTGATCGCCAAGGCCAACTCCATCAACGACCGCCCGGTCGTCGTCGACTTCATCGTCCACGAGGACGCGCAGGTCTGGCCGATGGTCGCGGCCGGCACCTCCAACGACGAGGTCATGGCCGCCCTGGGCGTCCGTCCCGACTTCGGCGACAGCCAAGACGACTGA
- the ilvN gene encoding acetolactate synthase small subunit codes for MSTKHTLSVLVENTPGILARIAALFSRRGFNIDSLAVGVTEHPDISRITIVVNVEDLPLEQVTKQLNKLVNVLKIVELEPGAAIQRELVLVKVRADSETRSQIVEIVQLFRAKTVDVSPDAVTIEATGSSDKLDAMLKMLEQYGVKELVQSGTIAIGRGARSITDRSLRALDRSA; via the coding sequence ATGTCCACCAAGCACACACTCTCCGTCCTGGTGGAGAACACGCCCGGCATCCTCGCCCGGATCGCCGCCCTGTTCTCCCGCCGCGGCTTCAACATCGACTCACTCGCCGTCGGCGTCACCGAACACCCCGACATCTCCCGCATCACCATCGTGGTCAATGTCGAGGACCTGCCGCTCGAACAGGTGACGAAGCAGCTCAACAAGCTGGTCAACGTCCTGAAGATCGTCGAACTCGAGCCCGGCGCCGCGATCCAGCGCGAGCTCGTCCTGGTGAAGGTGCGCGCCGACAGCGAGACCCGCTCCCAGATCGTCGAGATCGTCCAGCTGTTCCGCGCCAAGACCGTCGACGTCTCACCCGACGCCGTCACGATCGAGGCCACCGGATCGAGCGACAAGCTCGACGCGATGCTCAAGATGCTGGAGCAGTACGGCGTCAAGGAGCTCGTCCAGTCCGGGACGATCGCCATAGGGCGCGGCGCGCGGTCCATCACGGACCGCAGCCTGCGGGCCCTCGACCGCAGCGCGTGA
- the ilvC gene encoding ketol-acid reductoisomerase, protein MAELFYDDDADLSLIQNRKVAVIGYGSQGHAHALSLRDSGVDVRVGLHEGSKSKAKAEEQGLRVVSVEEAAEEADVIMILVPDPLQGEIYEKSIKDHLKDGDALFFGHGLNIRYGFIKPPANVDVCMVAPKGPGHLVRRQYEEGRGVPCIAAVEQDASGKAFPLTLSYAKGIGGTRAGVIKTTFTEETETDLFGEQAVLCGGTAALVKAGFETLTEAGYQPEIAYFECLHELKLIVDLMYEGGLEKMRWSISETAEWGDYVSGPRIINDGTKAEMKKILAEIQDGSFAKNWMDEYHGGLKKYNEYKKADSESLLATTGAELRKLMSWVDEEA, encoded by the coding sequence GTGGCCGAGCTGTTCTACGACGACGACGCAGACCTGTCCCTCATCCAGAACCGCAAGGTCGCGGTCATCGGCTACGGCAGCCAGGGCCACGCCCACGCGCTGTCGCTGCGCGACTCCGGTGTCGACGTCCGCGTCGGTCTGCACGAGGGCTCGAAGTCCAAGGCGAAGGCCGAGGAGCAGGGCCTGCGCGTGGTCTCGGTCGAGGAAGCGGCCGAAGAGGCCGACGTCATCATGATCCTCGTCCCGGACCCGCTGCAGGGCGAGATCTACGAGAAGTCCATCAAGGACCATCTGAAGGACGGCGACGCGCTGTTCTTCGGCCACGGCCTCAACATCCGCTACGGCTTCATCAAGCCGCCGGCCAATGTCGACGTCTGCATGGTCGCGCCCAAGGGCCCGGGTCACCTGGTCCGCAGGCAGTACGAGGAAGGCCGCGGCGTGCCGTGTATCGCGGCCGTCGAGCAGGACGCGTCGGGCAAGGCGTTCCCGCTGACCCTCAGCTACGCGAAGGGCATCGGCGGCACCCGCGCCGGCGTCATCAAGACGACCTTCACCGAGGAGACCGAGACCGACCTGTTCGGTGAGCAGGCCGTGCTCTGCGGCGGTACCGCCGCGCTGGTCAAGGCGGGCTTCGAGACGCTGACCGAGGCCGGCTACCAGCCGGAGATCGCGTACTTCGAGTGCCTCCACGAGCTGAAGCTGATCGTGGACCTCATGTACGAGGGCGGCCTGGAGAAGATGCGCTGGTCCATCTCGGAGACCGCCGAGTGGGGCGACTACGTGAGCGGCCCGCGCATCATCAACGACGGCACCAAGGCCGAGATGAAGAAGATCCTGGCCGAGATCCAGGACGGCTCGTTCGCCAAGAACTGGATGGACGAGTACCACGGCGGTCTGAAGAAGTACAACGAGTACAAGAAGGCCGACAGCGAGAGCCTGCTGGCGACCACCGGCGCCGAGCTCCGCAAGCTCATGAGCTGGGTCGACGAAGAGGCGTAA
- the serA gene encoding phosphoglycerate dehydrogenase: protein MSSKPVVLIAEELSPATVDALGPDFEIRHCNGADRAELLPAIADVDAILVRSATKVDAEAVAAARKLKVVARAGVGLDNVDVSAATKAGVMVVNAPTSNIVTAAELACGLLIATARHIPQANAALKNGEWKRSKYTGVELSEKTLGVVGLGRIGVLVAQRMSAFGMNIVAYDPYVQPARAAQMGVKLLTLDELLAVSDFITVHLPKTPETLGLIGDEALHKVKPTVRIVNAARGGIVDETALAAALKEGRVAGAGLDVYAKEPCTDSPLFEFDQVVSTPHLGASTDEAQEKAGVAVAKSVRLALAGELVPDAVNVQGGVIAQDVRPGLPLAEKLGRIFTALAGEVAARLDVEVYGEITQHDVKVLELSALKGVFEDIVAETVSYVNAPLFAQERGVEVRLTTSSESPNHRNVVTVRGTLSSGEEVSVSGTLAGPKHLLKVVAIGDYDVDVALADHMIVLRYEDRPGVVGTVGRILGEAGLNIAGMQVSRAEEGGEALVVLTVDDTVPANVLAEIGEEIGAASARSVNLTD from the coding sequence GTGAGCTCGAAACCTGTCGTACTCATCGCTGAAGAGCTTTCGCCCGCCACTGTCGACGCGCTAGGTCCGGACTTCGAGATCCGGCACTGCAACGGCGCCGACCGCGCGGAACTGCTGCCCGCCATCGCCGACGTGGACGCGATCCTCGTCCGCTCGGCCACCAAGGTCGACGCCGAAGCCGTAGCCGCGGCGCGCAAGTTGAAGGTCGTCGCCCGAGCCGGCGTCGGCCTCGACAACGTCGACGTGTCGGCGGCCACCAAGGCCGGCGTGATGGTCGTCAACGCACCGACCTCCAACATCGTGACCGCGGCCGAGCTGGCCTGCGGTCTGCTGATCGCCACGGCCCGGCACATCCCGCAGGCCAACGCGGCGCTCAAGAACGGCGAGTGGAAGCGCTCCAAGTACACCGGCGTCGAGCTGAGCGAGAAGACCCTCGGGGTCGTCGGCCTCGGCCGGATCGGCGTGCTCGTCGCCCAGCGCATGTCCGCCTTCGGCATGAACATCGTGGCGTACGACCCCTATGTGCAGCCGGCCCGCGCCGCGCAGATGGGCGTCAAGCTCCTCACGCTCGACGAACTCCTCGCGGTCTCCGACTTCATCACGGTGCATCTGCCCAAGACCCCCGAGACGCTGGGTCTGATCGGCGACGAGGCGCTGCACAAGGTCAAGCCGACCGTGCGCATCGTCAACGCCGCGCGTGGCGGGATCGTGGACGAGACGGCGCTGGCCGCCGCCCTCAAGGAGGGCCGCGTCGCGGGCGCCGGTCTCGACGTGTACGCGAAGGAGCCCTGCACGGACTCCCCGCTCTTCGAGTTCGACCAGGTCGTCTCCACGCCGCACCTCGGCGCCTCCACCGACGAGGCGCAGGAGAAGGCGGGCGTGGCCGTGGCCAAGTCCGTACGGCTCGCCCTCGCCGGTGAACTCGTGCCGGACGCGGTCAACGTGCAGGGCGGCGTCATCGCCCAGGACGTACGTCCCGGTCTGCCGCTCGCCGAGAAGCTCGGCCGGATCTTCACCGCGCTCGCGGGCGAGGTCGCCGCGCGGCTCGATGTCGAGGTCTACGGCGAGATCACCCAGCACGACGTGAAGGTGCTCGAACTGTCCGCGCTCAAGGGCGTGTTCGAGGACATCGTCGCGGAGACCGTGAGCTATGTGAACGCGCCGCTGTTCGCCCAGGAGCGTGGCGTCGAGGTCCGGCTCACCACGTCGAGCGAGTCGCCCAACCACCGCAACGTGGTCACCGTGCGCGGCACCCTGTCGAGCGGTGAGGAAGTCTCCGTCTCCGGCACGCTGGCCGGCCCGAAGCATCTGCTGAAGGTCGTCGCTATCGGCGACTACGACGTCGATGTGGCGCTGGCCGACCACATGATCGTGCTGCGCTACGAGGACCGGCCCGGTGTGGTCGGCACGGTCGGCCGGATCCTCGGCGAGGCCGGGCTGAACATCGCCGGTATGCAGGTCTCGCGCGCCGAGGAGGGCGGCGAAGCCCTCGTCGTGCTCACCGTGGACGACACGGTCCCGGCCAACGTCCTCGCGGAGATCGGCGAGGAGATCGGCGCCGCCTCGGCCCGTTCGGTCAACCTCACCGACTGA
- a CDS encoding MFS transporter, protein MTNSAAPRAGRKEWTAFTVLLLPLLLVSMDVSVLFFAIPSISRELDTTATQQLWIMDIYGFALAGLLITMGSLGDRIGRRKLLLIGAAAFGVASVGAAYAQSAEMLIAARALLGVGGATLMPSTMALVRNMFTDDRQRSTAIGVWSGAMAGGIALGSVLSGVMLDHFWWGSVFLINVPAMLLLLVLVPLVVPEFKDPEPGRFDLLSVPLSMGAVLPLVYALKEIAAHGFDTVRVLVLAAGLVLGHLFVRRQRRRDDAMISRALFRGRGFGAGVGLNTVAAFAMMGANFFVTQYLQSVLGMDTMEAALWSMVPSLAIGAAAPVATLLGHKTDPAYVVSGGFVIAAAGFGILAFTGTDSLAVVLAGCAVMGAGIVTVMALVSDLALGSAPAEKAGSAASLMETGQEFGGALGMAVLGSVGTAVYRRDVADSVPASLPAGAAHTAGETLSGAAAVAGQLPGRVGESLLAVAREAFVHGMQFASVGGAVLALGAAVLATTLLRRAGRSADPVEARPQTEPSSFVSAG, encoded by the coding sequence ATGACGAACTCCGCCGCACCGCGCGCAGGCCGCAAGGAATGGACCGCCTTCACCGTCCTGTTGCTGCCGCTCCTTCTGGTCTCGATGGACGTCTCCGTCCTCTTCTTCGCGATCCCCTCCATCTCCAGGGAGTTGGACACGACCGCGACCCAGCAGCTGTGGATCATGGACATCTACGGCTTCGCACTCGCCGGGCTGCTCATCACGATGGGCTCCCTCGGTGACCGGATCGGCCGCCGCAAGCTGCTGCTGATCGGCGCCGCCGCCTTCGGTGTCGCCTCGGTCGGTGCGGCCTACGCGCAGAGCGCCGAGATGCTCATCGCCGCGCGTGCCCTGCTCGGTGTCGGCGGGGCCACGCTGATGCCCTCGACCATGGCGCTGGTGCGCAACATGTTCACGGACGACCGGCAGCGCAGTACGGCGATCGGCGTCTGGTCGGGCGCCATGGCCGGCGGAATCGCGCTCGGCTCCGTGCTGAGCGGCGTCATGCTGGACCACTTCTGGTGGGGCTCGGTCTTTCTGATCAATGTGCCGGCGATGCTGCTCCTGCTGGTCCTGGTCCCCCTGGTGGTACCGGAGTTCAAGGATCCGGAGCCGGGCAGATTCGATCTGCTGAGCGTGCCGCTGTCGATGGGCGCGGTACTGCCGCTGGTCTACGCGCTGAAGGAGATCGCCGCGCACGGCTTCGACACGGTCAGGGTGCTGGTGCTCGCCGCCGGTCTCGTCCTCGGCCATCTCTTCGTACGACGGCAGCGCCGCCGTGACGACGCGATGATCAGCCGGGCGCTGTTCCGGGGCCGTGGTTTCGGTGCGGGCGTCGGCCTCAACACCGTCGCGGCTTTCGCCATGATGGGCGCCAACTTCTTCGTCACGCAGTATCTGCAGTCGGTGCTCGGCATGGACACGATGGAGGCGGCGCTGTGGAGCATGGTGCCGTCCCTCGCCATCGGCGCGGCGGCGCCGGTGGCGACCCTGCTCGGCCACAAGACCGACCCGGCCTATGTGGTGTCGGGCGGGTTCGTGATCGCGGCGGCCGGTTTCGGGATCCTCGCCTTCACCGGGACCGACTCACTCGCGGTGGTGCTGGCCGGCTGCGCCGTGATGGGCGCCGGCATCGTCACCGTCATGGCGCTCGTCTCGGACCTGGCACTGGGCTCCGCCCCCGCCGAGAAGGCCGGTTCGGCCGCGTCCCTGATGGAGACGGGGCAGGAGTTCGGCGGGGCGCTCGGCATGGCGGTCCTCGGCAGCGTCGGTACGGCCGTCTACCGCAGGGACGTCGCGGACTCCGTCCCCGCCTCGCTGCCGGCGGGCGCGGCGCACACCGCCGGGGAGACGCTGAGCGGCGCCGCCGCGGTGGCCGGCCAACTGCCGGGCCGGGTGGGGGAATCGCTGCTGGCCGTGGCGCGCGAGGCGTTCGTGCACGGCATGCAGTTCGCCTCGGTCGGCGGGGCCGTGCTGGCGCTCGGCGCCGCTGTGCTCGCCACGACACTGCTGCGCCGGGCGGGGCGGTCCGCGGATCCCGTGGAGGCGCGGCCGCAGACAGAACCGTCGTCGTTCGTCTCCGCCGGCTGA